One stretch of Apis cerana isolate GH-2021 linkage group LG8, AcerK_1.0, whole genome shotgun sequence DNA includes these proteins:
- the LOC108003748 gene encoding beta-ureidopropionase, whose product MDNLMFDQTLEDILEKNLPEKELAEVKRLLYGRELQSLNLPQWNGSQDLDVQGYIMGGSVTEQLRPPRLVRVGLIQHSIVLPTTEPLQKQRNALHQKIQKYVNYAATCGVNILCLQEAWAMPFVFCTREKYPWCELAEDAENGPTIILMCELAQRHGMVIVCPILERDSMNSETLWNTSVVIGNDGNVLGKSRKNHIPRVGDFNESTYYMEGNTGHSVFDTCFGRIAINICYGRHHPQNWMMYGLNGAEIVFNPSATTSHTSEPLWSIEARCAAIANSYYTCAINRVGTEIFPNEFTSGDGAPAHHDFGHFYGSSYITAPDGARTPGLSRCKDGLLVCELDLNLCRQMKDLWCLRMTQRLDLYAKELNEYVEKNMKPQEKLIH is encoded by the exons atggataACTTAATGTTTGATCAAACACTTGAAGATATTTTGGAGAAAAATCTTCCAGAAAAGGAGCTAGCTGAAGTAAAACGACTTTTATATGGCCGCGAATTACa atcttTAAATCTTCCGCAATGGAATGGAAGTCAAGATCTCGATGTTCAAGGATATATTATGGGTGGTAGCGTCACAGAGCAATTACGTCCTCCGCGTCTTGTTCGTGTTGGCTTAATTCAACATTCTATAGTTTTACCAACTACAGAACCTTTGCAGAAACAAAGGAATGCTTTgcatcaaaaaattcaaaaatatgtcAATTACGCCGCAACTTGTGGTGTTAATATACTTTGTCTTCAAGAAGCTTGGG CTATGCCATTTGTTTTCTGTACCAGAGAGAAATATCCCTGGTGCGAATTAGCTGAAGATGCTGAAAATGGACCAACCATAATACTCATGTGTGAGCTTGCTCAACGACATGGAATGGTTATTGTATGCCCAATTCTTGAGAGAGATAGTATGAATAGTGAAACTTTATGGAATACTTCTGTAGTGATTGGTAATGATGGAAATGTGCTTGGAAAGAGtagaaaaaatcatattcCTCGTGTAGGAGACTTTAATGAATCTACTTATTATATGGAAGGAAATACAGGTCATTCTGTTTTTGATACATGTTTTGGACGTAtagcaattaatatttgttatggTCGACATCATCCCCAAAATTGGATGATGTATGGATTGAATGGTGCTGAG atTGTCTTTAATCCATCAGCAACTACTAGCCATACATCTGAACCACTGTGGTCCATTGAAGCAAGATGTGCAGCAATAGCAAATAGCTACTATACCTGTGCTATTAATCGTGTTGGAACTGAAATATTCCCTAATGAATTCACATCTGGTGATGGAGCTCCTGCTCATCATGATTTCGGACATTTTTATGGATCTAGTTACATCACTGCTCCTGATGGAGCTAGAACTCCCGGTTTAAGTCGATGTAAAGATGGTCTTCTTGTTTGTGAATTGGATTTAAATTTGTGTCGTCAGATGAAAGATTTGTGGTGTCTAAGA ATGACTCAGAGACTGGATTTATATGctaaagaattaaatgaatatgtggagaaaaatatgaaaccgCAAGAAAAATTGATCCACTAA
- the LOC108003747 gene encoding bromodomain-containing protein homolog: MNTPQSNKKKGRSRIGVSNDSTNPANTEALSTQETSKFVLVNPIGEDANKIFKIGITDSIPIISLERNSFDEKNIQKGYITSSDKDKEEKNILNTLPVAMVKEIDEYEQQLGEAEALPNSYIRFMERSGEELDGEVEYDLDEEDTAWLSIVNERRLASGLNPPLEPDTFELLMDRLEKESYFQQQSNGGGGIAADEDAVCCICMDGECQNSNAILFCDMCNLAVHQDCYGVPYIPEGQWLCRRCLQSPSRAVDCVLCPNRGGAFKQTDRPATWAHVVCALWIPEVRFANTVFLEPIDSIESIPAARWRLTCCVCKRRGSGACIQCHKSNCYAAFHVTCAQQAGLCMRMRTVQPTNGEPMLVQKTAYCEAHTPSDYQPSTNPADARRRAIANKKSSSAPVISIPTIPPERIKEIASLAEGLPKRSQLIQRLIAYWTLKRQYRNGVPLLRRLQSSHPQSRPPPLGENSSPPPDSELRGELYRQLKYWQCLRQDLERARLLCELVRKREKLKKELFKVKEKCLWFELRPLESILRSLLEAIKMKDINDVFGQPVNTKEVPDYLEIVSHPMDLSTMQTKIERQEYDTIGAFEADFNLMVNNCLAYNRKDTMFYRAGIKMKEQGGVLIEQARKDYPELDPGENEQTVSKSRKRDRNNRSRGEIELQSGEKEIGGGGVNRRTAVLFTRKARARASRSNQMFTLEDDKKKQSDSFKIYRSGTMDSDVGEGESQSSSCSSCSTSRSTTPDLEEEKQRQQEANEAKKELENKEIIASNGLEALQLVWAKCRGYPWYPALIIDPNTPRGTVHKGVPIPAPPDDVLALAVNYKEPVFLVLFFDTKRTWQWLPGEKLEKLGVSQELDEAKLIESRKPADRKAVKKAYQEALHYRKQTHNTSLNTASTS; encoded by the exons ATGAACACACcacaatcaaataaaaaaaaaggtagaAGTAGAATTGGTGTTAGTAATGATAGCACCAATCCTGCGAACACTGAAGCATTAAGTACACAAGAAAcatcaaaatttgttttg gtAAATCCTATTGGTGAAGAtgcaaataagatatttaaaattggaatcACAGATTCAATACCTATTATTTCTTTGGAAAGAAATagttttgatgaaaaaaatattcaaaaaggaTATATTACATCAtcagataaagataaagaagagaaaaacatCCTTAACACTTTACCTGTAGCTATGGTAAAAGAAATAGATGAATATGAACAACAGTTAGGTGAAGCTGAAGCACTTccaaattcatatattagatttatggAACGTAGTGGTGAAGAACTTGATg gaGAAGTAGAATATGATTTAGATGAAGAAGATACTGCATGGCTATCAATAGTAAATGAAAGAAGATTAGCTTCAGGACTTAATCCACCTTTAGAACCTGatacatttgaattattaatggatagattagaaaaagaatcttaTTTTCAACAACAAAGTAATGGTGGTGGAGGAATAGCAGCTGATGAAGATGCAGTTTGCTGTATTTGCATGGATGGAGAGTGTCAAAACAGTAATGCTATACTATTTTGTGATATGTGCAATCTTGCTGTTCATCAGGATTGTTATGGTGTACCATATATTCCTGAAGGACAGTGGTTATGCAGGAGATGTTTGCAAAGTCCATCACGAGCTGTTGATTGTGTTTTATGCCCTAATAGAGGTGGTGCTTTTAAACAAACTGATCGCCCAGCTACATGGGCTCATGTTGTGTGTGCTTTGTGGATACCAGAAGTCAGATTTGCCAATACTGTATTTCTGGAACCTATTGATAGTATAGAAAGCATACCTGCTGCACGTTGGAGACTTACATGCTGTGTATGTAAACGTAGAGGATCAGGTGCTTGTATTCAATGTCACAAGAGTAATTGTTATGCTGCATTTCATGTAACATGTGCACAACAAGCCGGTTTATGTATGCGTATGAGAACAGTACAACCTACAAATGGAGAACCAATGTTAGTTCAAAAAACAGCTTATTGTGAAGCTCATACACCATCAGATTATCAACCTTCCACCAATCCTGCTGATGCAAGGCGAAGAgcaattgcaaataaaaaaagctcTTCTGCTCCTGTTATTTCTATTCCAACCATACCACCGGAACGTATTAAGGAAATTGCTAG CTTAGCTGAAGGGTTGCCTAAACGAAGTCAATTGATACAGCGTCTTATAGCATATTGGACTTTGAAACGACAATACAGAAATGGTGTACCACTTCTTAGAAGACTTCAGAGTTCACATCCACAATCTCGACCACCACCACTTGGAGAAAATTCTTCACCACCACCAGACAGTGAATTACGTGGAGAATTGTAtcgtcaattaaaatattggcaATGTTTGCGTCAAGATCTCGAACGAGCTCGATTACTTTGTGAATTAGTACGCAaacgagagaaattaaaaaaagaattatttaaagt aaaagaaaaatgtttatggTTCGAATTACGTCCACTAGAAAGTATTTTACGTTCATTGTTAGAAgcaattaaaatgaaagatataaatgATGTATTTGGACAACCTGTGAATACTAAAGAAGTTCcagattatttagaaattgtatCTCATCCTATGGATTTATCTACTATGCAG acaaAAATAGAAAGACAAGAATATGATACTATTGGAGCTTTTGAAGCAGATTTCAATTTGATGGTGAATAATTGTTTAGCTTATAATCGCAAAGACACTATGTTCTATCGAGctggaataaaaatgaaggaaCAAGGTGGTGTTCTTATAGAACAAGCTCGTAAAGATTATCCTGAATTAGATCCTGGTGAAAATGAGCAAACAGTTTCCAAATCCAGAAAAAGGGATCGTAATAATAGAAGCCGCggagaaattgaattacagtctggagaaaaagaaataggaggaggaggtgtgAACAGAAGAACAGCAGTTCTTTTTACTCGCAAGGCAAGAGCAAGAGCCAGTAGAAGTAATCAAATGTTCACTTTggaagatgataaaaaaaaacaaagtgaCAGTTTTAAGATTTACAg aaGTGGAACAATGGATAGTGATGTGGGAGAAGGTGAAAGTCAATCATCGAGTTGTAGCAGTTGTTCAACAAGTAGGTCCACTACTCCTgatttagaagaagaaaaacagagACAACAAGAAGCAAACGAAGCAAAAAAAGAACTGGAAAACAAGGAAATAATCGCTAGTAATGGTCTAGAAGCTCTCCAGCTTGTATGGGCTAAATGCCGTGGTTATCCCTGGTATCCAGCTCTTATAATAGATCCTAATACTCCTAGAGGCACTGTGCATAAAGGTGTACCAATACCAGCACCACCAGATGATGTATTGGCACTTGctgttaattataaagaacCAGTATTTCTCGTTCTTTTCTTCGATACCAAAAGAAcatg gcAATGGCTACCaggagaaaaattagaaaaacttgGAGTTTCCCAAGAATTGGATGAAGCAAAACTAATTGAGTCTCGAAAACCCGCGGATAGAAAAGCTGTTAAAAAAGCGTATCAAGAGGCACTCCATTATCGCAAACAAACTCATAATACATCGTTGAATACCGCATCAACTAGTTAA